ACCACCTCCTGGCTCTCAACCTGTTGGGACAGAACCCAAAGCCCCTCGGTGCTGGGCAAGCCTGGTGACCTGCAGCTGCCTCCCGCAGGCCACCTGCCTTCCGGTCCCAGCTGTGCCCGGTCAGACCCGACGTGGTCTCGGTGCTTCCCTTCCTTGCtcttctctgagggcaggggctgcttCTTCTCATCACCCTGGTCAGGGGGCTCCCGCTGCAGGCAGCCTCTGTCTCATCACTGTTCCATTTTCTTTGAATCGCTCGTTATCTGAAATGACCTCACCCGTCTGCTCGTTTAGAACGTGAGTTACACGGCCAGGTAGGCTCACCTGGTGTGTCCCCACCCGCCCCCCCTCCTTTGAAGGCATCTGGCATCCGGCAGCGCTGTCCCTATGGGGTTGCCCGGTGTAGACGCTCTGTGACACAGACTGGTTTCCCTGCTTTCCCtggttcattttaaatttaatcaatACCTTGTTAAAGagaggactgaaaaaaaaatcctttaaaatatgaACATCCAATTCACATTTTACCCTCACGGTGGTGTTACAGTGTGATCTGTGTGTCTCCTGTGATTATGTGGTGCAGGTAGAAGTGACTCCAAACCGGAAACTGAACAAagttcagttgttttttttttttcaaagcactgtgcttttttttttatccttgtgAGAGAGAACATTTTAACATCAAGTGGGTATGTGACTTGTGCGGAATTTACCAGAAACCAGAGAGTGAAAAACCAGTGCTCAAGTCTACATTTTGAACCAGTATTTAACATTTGATGTTCTGGTCTTCATTAATGAGATGTCTTAGAGATATCAGATGGCCCCCTCTGGGGACATGCGACAGAGTTATCTCAGGGTGTTCAGGTAAGGAAGTCACAACACGAGGACCTCGTTGTTCTGGCATTAATGCATTCAGTCATCATTTGTGGATTGCTTTCTTTCACGTCCTTCAACAGCTTCTGGATTTCCTTGGTAGATTTGTCTGTCTTCAACCTGAGTGTCTTTAAGGGGCCATTCTTCTGTTTTAAAGCCTCTAGGAGCACCATTATTCCACTCTGCCCCAAGATGTTCTGGCCCAGGTCCAGAGTTTCCAGGCTCTGGTTGCTAATAAGAGCAGAGGCGAGATCCTGGCAACTGAAAGGGGTGATGGAACAGCCCCAGAGCCCTACAAATTTCAGGCTACAATTTGGTTTCTTCAAagcttcagagagaaaacacaatcCAGTGGCTATGGGGTTGAAACCCAGGTCCAAGTTTGTTAGGCTGGAGTCTTCTTGGAGAAGCTTTGAGATGTATTTACAGCCATGTCTGTTTATGTTGCAGGGACACAACACGAAGGTCTGTAGTTGACATTCGGGGTAACTCAAGCCCTCACACAGAATTTTCACCCTGCCAACGCCAAGGTTGTTTTTGGCCAAGCACAGGTGGGTCAGCCTCTGGTTGACAATCAAAGCAGAAGACAGCTCCTTACAACAGGCTTCTGTTAGGTGACAGTTTTCCAATGACAATTTCTGCAGGAAACACACTGGGTGTCTCAGAGTCGAACACAGCAACTTGACACCCTCATCCGGAAACTCACTGGCTGTGAGATCCAGGCATTTCAGGGACTGGTTGATTTTCAGGGCCGAGGAGAAATCAGCCCACTGCTGAGTGGTGTCAGAACAAGATCCCAACCTCAGATACCGAAGTGTCATTGATTCCGCCAGGTGCCCCTCCCACGTCAGTCTCCCAGCTTCTCAACAACAACAGTGAATCAGAATAAACACCGCCACTTAGTGAGCACTGTTTTCTCCTTTCCAGAGAGGACCGTGGTGATTCATTCATTGGGCTCTTTCTGTCGTGAACGCGTGGTGAGAGTGACTCATTAATCCACTGGAGAGAGATGCCAGGCTGCCCTGGGGGAGGAGCcgcatagattttttttaatgtcaaactCCACATGCAAACAGCACAAATCCCCATTTCTGCCCCACTGGGCTGAGAAAGCTGTGGGTGACAGGGTGTAGTAAAAAACACATATTTTCAGCCTGCTCGAAAGCCAACATTCTCttggaagaaggaaggagtgcATGTTTTAAAGGCGCACAAATGATTATTGACTCTGGGGAGACTTGATGGACGTGGTATTATCATTGCCAAATGCTATTTGAGGAGGATTCACAGGAGGAGGAGTGGCGGTTGATGCCGCCATGCAAGGTGGGTGTCACTGTGTCGCCTGAGACAGAAAGGGCCCCAGTGGCTCAGGTAAAGGGCACGGAAGGGGCACGGATTCCCTCCAAAGCAAACCGGCCTTATTGGAAACTTGCACGCTTTTATCACTGTTGTATAGTTATTCTCACCTAGTTTTGGAGGCCGGAAGTCTCAGATGGCTTTGCTGGGCAGAAACTGCGGGGCTGGTTTCCCTCTCTCAGCTTCCGGGACTGCCTTCCGGGTTCCCTCGCCCCCCTCAAAACCAGCGCCTGGCTTCCCTCCGACTCCGCCCCCTTCCGGCGGCCCCTCCCGTGCCGTGAAGACACGTAACCCGGGATCTGTCTGCTTAGCACATTTTAAGTGCCATTAACCACAGGTTCAGGGTCGCACAGCAGGTCTCTGGAACTCATCCGTCTTCACAATTGAGACTTTATGCCGCTGACTACTAACTCCCGTGTCCTCCCCTCGCCCCCGGCCACCACCATTCCAccctctgcttctgtgagtttgactgtTTTGGATActtcacagaaatggaatcagGCGTATCTgtcctgtgactggcttatttcactcagcatcacACCCTCCAGATCCAGCCATGTTGTCACCTATTGCAGGATTGCCTTCTTTGAAGGCTGAATCATAGCCCACTGCATGTGAACACCACGTTCTCTTTATTTGTTCACCTGTtgatgtttccatattttggcttttgagaataatgctgcagtgggcgcgggggtgcagatatctcttcaagatcctgatttcaattcctttggataaatatgcagaagtggaactgctggattttatggcagttctatttttagtttttttaggaacatacacattttgcaatattttgtaccattctgcattcccaccGAGAGTGCACaagagttctaatttctccatattctcgccaacacttgttatctcttttcatttgataatagccatcctaacaggtatgaggtggtatctcattggttttaatttgcatttttttaatttgcatttccctgataattagtaatgttgggcatcttttcatatacctgttggccatttctatgttttctttgaaggagtatctattcaagtgctttgctcattttaaaatcagattattaTGATgcttattttgctattgagttgtaggagttctttatatattttggatattaaccccttatcagatatatgataatattttctcccattcagcaggttgccttttcactctgttgattgtttcctttgctgtgcagaagcgtcttcgtttgatgtaatcccacttgtctatttttgcttttgttacttgagcttttggtgtcatatccaggaCATCACTGTCAAGCCAAAGGTCATGAAgctcttctctgttttcttctaggagttgtacagttttatgtcttatgtttaaatcttcAACCCAttctgagttgatttttttttttaatttttatttatttatttttttatatatggctgtgttgggtcttcgtttctgtgtgagggctttctccagttgtggcaagtgggggccactcttcatcgcggtgcacgggcctctcactatcgcggcctctcttgttgcggagcacaggctccagacgcgcaggctcagtaattgtggctcacgggcccagctgctccgcggcatgtgggatcctcccagaccagggctcgaacccgtgtcccctgcattggcaggcagattctcaaccactgcgccaccagggaagcccctgagttgatttttatgtatggtaaaagataggggtccagtttcattcttttccatgtggatatccagttttcctaacaacatttatcgaagagactgtcttttccccattggtgCCCTTGTACAATGTGAGTCAACCATATACACGTGGGTTTATTTccaggctctctgttctgttccattgacctgtgGGTCTGTTCTTatgccagtgccacactgtttAAATTACCAGAGCTTTGTAATGTATTCTGAGATCAGAAGCTgttgcaggatctttagttgcattCTGGGCAGGTTTTTCATGAGAGCAAAACATGCCAACTGTTTCTTTTGGTGTAATTTCTTCATTGCCAACTCACATTTTCCTTCGACggtgaaataaacattttctaaaagcCCCTCGAGAGGAGCTATTGAAATCACTTGGTATAAATAGGTGCAAGAGTGGGTAATATTGATGTATCCTTAACCTACCGAAAGTTGAAATAAAGACCTCATTATGGGAAATTTAGAAATTGCAGTCTGGGATTCCCTAAGAAGCAGGCTCAAGCCCTTGGTCTCCAAATAGTCCATAGATCCTCGTCAAGTACACACTGGCCCCACTAGAAGAGGCTGCAGTGTCATAGCTTGGTAGTGCCCAAAGGTCAGAAAAGATGAATTTCCCAGTTCATGAAACAAGTTGATACTTGTTGGGAATTGCTCCCAGAGGGAATTTCATGTTCCCAACTAAATAGCTCATGATGAGATCATGATACGTGtaggtgtgtacacacacacacacacacacccttctccctcctgcccttctgACCCTACCAGGTGGCCAGTAGGTGATGGAAGAGACCAACAGCCATCATTCAGTCAGAACTTGAAGACCTGACTCCTTGCAGTGGTGTTTTTTGCTGAGAGCTCTGATGtcaccccctccccagtcccaCCTGCAGCCCCAGGTCAGGGCCTCATCCAGGTGAGGGTTTGTTTTCTCCCCACTGTTGTTATTGCGATTCATGCTCTCTGTCCTCATACTGGCTTCCGCTGTCCTGGCTGTCAGAGTGACCAGAGGGTCCTGTTGGCCGAATTATCGCAGGGTGGTGGGGGCATGTGGAGCACTAACTACCAAGACCCCTTCCCTTCAGCtcttgaaaacaacaacaaaaccacagGACGCAGCCGACAGCCGTGCCCACACGCTCAGATACGTTTTCCACGAATTCCAGAAAAACGCAAATTCCATTAAGAATTAAGGATCAGCTCTCCctctttaataataattattaatttccCTCTCACATGCGGAAGGTCTTTTAAAGACCTTCTTGTTTTGTtaagaagtgaaggaaaaaatatataaaatatcagcAATTCAaggtttaaagaaaagaaaaaggacgtCAGCTTATCAAGAATGAAAGATGGCTTATTCTCCAACATCCTACTTAAAAGTTCAAAGcacatttttcttataaattaggCGAGTGTAAAATTCAGGgagatgggaaaagaagaaataagatttGAAAACACACCGAGAATTTCAATGGGCAGCAGGGAGGAAAATCAGACGCACGGAACATGCATCAGACGTGCAAAGCTTGGCATTTAAGGTGCAGCAGAATTGTCAGCTGAAAGGTCTCCTGGCCTCGTTCaccaggggaggggggcaggacgCAACATGGCTAATATTTAAGAGAGAAATCTTAATTAATTAGCTCAACGAGGTAACTTTAGTAAAAGAACCATATTTTGCAAAGGTGGAACAGGAGTAATTAAACCGGGAGGGAAACAGCAACGGTTAGAGGCCTAGGGTGATCCCACCGTAGGCACCACACACAGAGGGCCCTGGAGAGCGGGGCTTTGTTCAAAAGGGCCAGGAGGGCCCAGATGCGCCTGGTGAGTTCTGACCTGTTCTGCCACCTGTGAGGACACCATAGGCTCCAGAACCCTGGGGACCCCAGGGCTCCCAGATGGTGAGATCACGTCCAGTTGGGAGCCAAGGCCTCAGCACACAATCCAGGCGATGGCAGAACCCACATGGTTTGTGTCGGTCACTGTGCCTGTCTCAGGGCCCACGGAGGACCACCTGGTTCCCCACGCGGAGAGGAGCACACGTTGGAGAGCAGAAGCCGTGAAAAATGTGTATACATGGgtgtatgtttatatgtatgtgtgcgtgtgtatatatgcacatgtgGATAAATGTGTGTacacaaatgtatatatgtgtacgtatgcAGATGTGTATAAATGTACGTCTGCACATGTGTACACATGTATATGCATACGCATGTATGTATATGCGTGTATAAAGATGTATATGTGCACAGGTGTACAAATGTATaggtgtgtgtctatgtgtatacttgcatgtatgtatatgtgtatgtgtagaaGTGTGTATGTATAGATGTGCATGTATAccatctatacacacacacacacacacacacagtgctcagatgagcaaactgaggccgaGGGAGGTTCCGTCCCCTAAGCTGAGCCCCTCAAGTTAGGGAGGGCAGAGCTAGGGTCTGAGCCAGGTCTGTTTGGTCCCAGAGCTCATGGCCTTTGGAATAGTCCACGGGCCGCCGAGTCTCCTCCCACTGGACAAACCCTGGGCCTGGAACGGCCACCCCTGGAAACACCTTTGTGGAAGGAGCTTCTGACGAAGCGCAATTGTTGCCTAGGAGGGCTCACATTTTAGACATTCAGCATCTACCACCACTCCTATTTCCTGACGTATGGAATGTCGGTTTTAGGTAGAATGTggacaatatttttcaaatatgtgcTTCTTTTAACGTGTATCCGGAAAACATATCAGTGTATCAGAAACATGATTTCATGGACACTCCTGCTTAAGATGAGTACGAAGATTTTCAGACCTGAGCCAGTTTAAAGAGAAGACGCAGCAGAGGACCAGATGTTTTATGATTCAGGGCAGGTGGGACACCGTGTCTAAGCGAGCAGTGTGGGAACCAGGTGGGCCGGACTCGGGTCCAGATGGGCGGCTCCCCATGGGACGAGGGGGGTTGACTTCAGAGGACCGTGCGGATGGCACCGTGTCCCCCAAAACCTAGATCAGCATCCTAACCCGGGTCCCTGTGAATGGGCCTTGTGTGGAGAGGGGGTCTTTGCAGGGGAAGTTTGTTAGGATGGGGTCATCACAGCAGGCCCTGATCCAagaggactggtgtccttacgaggagggacacacagggagaaggccacgTGAGGCCgaagcagagactggagggaGGTGGCCACCAGCCCCCCGGCTGGCCACCCCGAGGCCGGGCGAGGCAGGAAGGAGGCTCCCTGGACTCTCTCGGCAGCATGGCCCCCGACCCCGTGACCTCAGACTTGCGCGCCCCAGACCGCGAACTCGCGGTCCCCACGCGGGAGGCAGagcccagggtggggctggggaggccgCTGGGAAAGCAGCTCCTGGGGCCGCAGGACAAGGGGGGCTGGAGGGGCCCGAGGGGGCAGCAGGGCCAGAGGGGGACTCCGGCCACGTCGTGACCCTGCCTTCCCGCTCCTGCAGCCCCGTGAGGGGAGGGCTCCCTGGGGGTGACGCGGAGAAACACTGCCGGTGGAGGGGCGGAGAGGCCAGCGTCACGTCTTGTGAGTTTTGCTGAGACACAGCCTAGCAGCCTCACTGTTACCAGTTAAATCCAAGAGGGATGCTCTGAACAGTTCCCTGGTAGGCTGACGACAGTCAGGCACGGGGACGGTTCTGGCACAGACGCCCCCGGATGCCCCAGGGCGGCCGTCCACAGTACGGGACCCGCGGGCAGACCCCCGGGAGCCGGACGCCCGCGGGGCCCAGAGCGGCTCGGCTGTTCCATGGACCCCCGCCCAGCCGCCTGCCTTCACTCCCACACAGAGCGGCCTGTCCGGGGCTCGGGAGTGCGTGGGATGTGGCTTTGGAGTCCCATCCTTCATCTGAAAAGTTGGAGTGGCTTTTTGCAATCTGCCCTATAATACAACTATGTATGTTTTAGTATCAAATTAATTTTACCCCAAATCttcatgtatacaaatatcaaatcatcacatttacacctgaaactgacatgaTGTTCCGTGTCAATTATACCCTCAGTAAAAAGCAAATGTTTATTCCTTCCTGTTACCGTTGGCGCGGCACCGCGTACCGGGGCAGGTGCCTCGAGCTTGTCTTGAGAATTCCGAGCTTAAGGGCAAGACATGGCCCGTGGCTggccccccagcccagccctatCAGAGTGCCCAGTGTCTGTGGTGCCGGCCACTGCATAGGGGACGCACCAGAAACACCTGCTCCGTGGTAAACGCCAACAGGCCTCGAGCTGAAGGTGCAGCTGTGTGTGCAGACCAGCGTTTCATGTGCTCCAAAGCCCTGAGATTCAGGCTGTGCGGCCTGGGTCTtctccagggacagcttcccgaGCGGAGATCCAAGTGGCTTAGGTTCACTTTCCAAACCCACTTTCTCCACCTGCAGGAGGTAAGTGCTGTTTCTGTGTTGGACCCGACTTAGTGAGCCAATGCCCATCTGTGCGCTGAGAGGCAGGCCTGGCGGGAAGCCTGGGTCCCACCTTCTCTCCTGCCATCGTCCCGCCCAGGCTCCAAGACCTGCGGGAACGAGGCCGCCCCCTCTTCTCCCACCCGAGACAGAGGACACGTGTGCTGCCTGCAGGCGGGGgtgaggcagggcctggggacaatAGACAGACTGACGCCCATGGAACAGCGACCCTGTGTTGGGCCCCGTGCTACACCCCTAGTCGCTCACAATTTCACATTTCTCTTCCTGTCAATTCTGCTAAGTATCTCGAGTCTCAGTTTTTACAGATAAAATACCCATGGTATTCGGACGGGTCAAAAAATTTGCCCAGAGTCAGGTACCATGGACTTTGGCCCGAAAGCCAGTCCTCCTGGTCTCCGAATGTCCAGGTGCCCCTGGTCCAGTGAGGGGATCACACGGCCGTCACCAGCGCTTTGCAGACGTGCTGAAACCACCTGCCCCGAGAATGGGTGAGGGGTTTTGAGGGTgtcatgggctgaactgtgtccctgaAATTCACATGCTGGAGCCCTGaccccccaggacctcaggatgtgactgCACTTGGAgaggggtctttaaagaggtgatgaaggtaaaatgagggcataggtggggccctgatccagtGTAACCAGTGTCtttgtaagaagaggagatcaggacacagacatgcacagggggacggccacgtgaggacacggggagaagacGGCGTCTACACACCGAGGAGAGAGGCCCAGGAGGAGCCACCTCCTTACGAGGCCGATGTCCTCTGGAGACAGGCAGGCCCTCTTGTGTTCTCAGAAGTTTAGAGATGCTTCAAACACCCGTGACCCCGTCATTCCATCGCCCCCATGCCCCGTCCCCCCAGGAGGACAAGCCTGCAGTCTCACTCTGTCTCCCACCCTCATCTGCAGAGGGGTTTAAATCTCCCAGGCACCTCTCAGGTCCAGGGCTTCCATGGGGTGAGAAACAAACGCCTGTGGAGGTCAGACAGCACCTCCGAAAGCCAGGGAGTGCGGGCGTCCCCAGCCCTGAAGGCCGGAGCAGAGGCTTCCGAACTGCTTCAGGATGCTCTGAGCCCGGGCCCCGCCGGCTCCACGCAGAccgagcccagcccagcccagcagtGGGGCAGCTTCCTCAGATCCGGCCTGAGAGCCTCCTGCACTGACCCCACTAGTACGGCGGGATAACGGAAGTTGAATGGATTTGAGGCTGGGGCTTTCCATCTATCATTAAAGCGCACTTTGGGGAACCCAGAGGACCGCTCTTATCAGGTCAGTGTTTCCCCCCAGGCATCAAATCACCCCAGCACACCCAAACCTCGACCCCCGAGCCCTCATCACCAGACCTCGGGACCCTGGGTCTTAGTTCTCAAATCCCTGCTCTTCCCCTTGGGGCTCTGTCCTCTTGTTGGCCTGTCCCTGGGCCTCCCAGCCTCGTCTCTCCCCGGACCCCACGGCCCCCTTGGATGCTGACCCACCTCCCACATTCAACCTGCCCGAATCTGCGCTcctgctccccccgcccccctgccctgTCTCCGTCCCCCAGACCCTCCGTCCACTGTCCAGGCCCAAACGCAGAGCCGGGGAGGCAGAGGCCGTTCCAGGTCACCATGGAGACCAgtggccctccctcccccaacctgctCCCAGGACCCTGATGCATGGTCTGTCCTCACGCTCAGTGTGTGGGGAGCAAGGGTCCTTTTTAAGGGAAAGATACCCTTTGCCGGCAGACATGCAAGTCTTGCTGAGCTCGGCCCCTGTCCTCAGAACCACTCATGCCCAGCAGAGGCTGTGCATCCAGGGCTGCTGTGCTCCGGCCCAAAGCGGCGGGTATTTTCGACACCAAGTCACACAGGAGCGTCCGGTGGCTGCTGTGCCCTCGGGAATCCAGAGGGGACCCCTGGGCTGGCAAGACCGGGAGCCCTGGGTGGAGCGCACTGGTCAGAGCCGAGCGCCTCGCTCAAGAGCCCAGGTGGGCCGGCCGAGGGCCTCCCAAGCTGGGAGGCAGGAGCCTTTGTGTGCGCCCGCCCAGGGCCCAGGCCCAGGAGGCAGACAGGTGGGGGGCTGTGGCGACGGGTGTGAGCCGACACTCCCGCCCACCTCCCGCAGACGCCAGGTGGCCCCTCGGCCCCCAGCTGTGCTCCTCTAGGAGGGGGGAGACCAGAGGCACCTTCCCCGGGGTCCTGGAGGGACAGCAACACCCCTCCCAAGGGGTCTCGTGAGCGCAAGGGGAAAGAGCTCTTTCAACGCGCCTGTGCATACAGCATTAATGCACAGCCGATCGGAATGATTTGGAGTTTTTCCTAATTGTAAAAAGAGAGAAACTGCCAGAGGAAACTGGGGGACTGTGTTTTGGCTGAGAAACTTGCACAGGAGGAGATGAGAGATGCCCGCAGTCCTCCACGGTCACCCCACGACGACCAGGTATTCAGCCAAGTTCCATTTAATTTCTAGTAAAAGAGGCCTGTAATTTCATCCGTCTGACCTACAACAGGGGAGAGACGGGTTCACGGAAATAGAAATTGAGCTCAAGGAAAAGGAACCCAAGGCATTTACTGTCATCTTCCCTTTGCGTTGAGATTTCCATTTGGAACCAATACTGTGCAAACTGGCATCAAAATGTGGAAAACttgtccccacccccaatccaGCATCCCTTCATCTTTTGCTCAGAAGTCACCAATTCCTGTTCACTTTCCACCCTGCTCCTGGCTAATTGTTTGAATCTGGCCCCTCAGCTCTGAACGAGCATCTGTGAgttgaaaaagagagagggcttccctggtggcgcagtggttgagagtctgcctgctagtgcagtggacacgggtttgagccctggtctgggaggatcccacatgccgcggagcaactggacccgtgagccacaactactgagcctgcgcgtctggagcctgtgctccgcaacaagagaggccgcgatagtgagaggcccgcgcgctgcgatgaagagtggcccccgcttgccacaactagagaaagccctagcacagaaacgaagacccaacacagcaatcaatcattcaatcaataaaataaataaatctttaaaaaaaaaaaagagagaacaggtGCCTGGAGGGAGACGGTGAGGGATTACAGCGGCGTTTCCGGCCCCGCAGTCAGCTGGGCCCGTGCTGAGTTCCTTGCTCACGTACGTGGTATTATCCCTCCAACAAGACAGCAAACCCATAAACACACACTTTAGGGCCGCAAGTCGTCTCAGAGAAGGTGGGACGGGCCCTTGTCTCCCCTGGCTGGTCAGGAGCGGGGTTGCTGCCGGGGCAGCCGGGGCAGGGAGACAGCCCGGACGCAACAGAGAAGAGAAATCCGAGGGTCCGAGAGCAGGTGCACACACAGCACGGGAAACGTGAGCTATTCGTTAAATTCCACAGCTCGATACGCAAAACCTGATGATCCCACTTTTACACAAAAAGCCCAGGGAGACGCCCCAGGAGGAAGGTGATGCCGCTTCCCGTGGGGCAGGCGGACAGGTGACTTTCCTTGTCCTCGTGGCCTGCGGGACGCTCCGAACGTCCCATGAGGATCCTGCGTTACTCGGTGGTTAGGCAGGGTTAAGGATCACGGCCAcagggtgcgggggggggggcccCAGGAGCGCGGAGGAGGGGTCC
This genomic window from Eubalaena glacialis isolate mEubGla1 chromosome 8, mEubGla1.1.hap2.+ XY, whole genome shotgun sequence contains:
- the LOC133097043 gene encoding NACHT, LRR and PYD domains-containing protein 2-like, with product MTLRYLRLGSCSDTTQQWADFSSALKINQSLKCLDLTASEFPDEGVKLLCSTLRHPVCFLQKLSLENCHLTEACCKELSSALIVNQRLTHLCLAKNNLGVGRVKILCEGLSYPECQLQTFVLCPCNINRHGCKYISKLLQEDSSLTNLDLGFNPIATGLCFLSEALKKPNCSLKFVGLWGCSITPFSCQDLASALISNQSLETLDLGQNILGQSGIMVLLEALKQKNGPLKTLRLKTDKSTKEIQKLLKDVKESNPQMMTECINARTTRSSCCDFLT